ATGAGTGCGATTGTTGATGCAAACGTAACCACCTTCTTCGTGGCTATCATTCTCTTCAGTTTTGGAGTTGGCCCGATCAAAGGTTTCGCGGTTACACTGATGGCCGGTATTGTAGCATCACTGTTTAGTGCTATTGTAATTACACGGGTAGTTGTTGATTACCTGACACAAGCCAAGAAAGCTAGTGTAAGCTTCGGTTAATCAGTAAAAAGAAATTTAAAACGATAAAAGGAATAATATTATGAGATGGTTTGAAACCCCTAATTTTGACTTCAACGGAGCACGGAAGATGGCTTACATCTTCTCAGCTATCCTGTTTTTGGTTTCGGTTGGAGCAATTCTAACAAAAGGACTCCAGTACGGTATCGACTTTAAAGGCGGTAAGGAGTTTGTGCTGGATTTTGAAAATCCGGTAAGTGTAGTAGATATGAGATCTGATCTCTCTGAACCCCTCGGGGCTACACCTGAACTGAAACTATTCGGTTCTGAAAGTGAAATCCTGATTCGTACCGACAATGAGCGGCCCATCAATGAGGTACAACAAATTATCACCTCTTCGATGACTGAGCTGTACCCAGATAATCCATTTACGGTGATCAAAACCGACGTGGTAGGCCCGAGATTTGCCGAAGACCTTAAGTCAGGTGCATTGCAGGCTATCATTTACGCTATCGTGATTATCTTTATCTATATTCTCATTCGGTTTCGAAACTGGACGTTTTCGGCCGGGGCTGTAGCTGCATTGATACACGATGTGGTAATTGTACTGGGTATTTTTACCCTGCTGGCAGATTTAGTCCCATTCAGCCTTCAGGTTGATCAGGCAATTATTGCCGCCTTCCTCACCATTGTGGGTTATTCACTGAACGATACGGTAGTAGTATTTGACCGTATCCGTGAAAACTCCAACGTGCATAAAGGAATGGATTTTATGCCGATGGTAAACAAAAGCCTGAACGATACCCTTAGCCGTACCGTGATAACTTCTATTACCACCTTGTTTGTGGTGACTGTGCTGTTTATTTTCGGCGGTGAGGTGTTGAAAGGCTTTTCTTTTGCCCTCTTAATCGGTATTGTACTTGGTACATACAGTTCGCTATTTGTTGCCAGCTCTTTGGTGGTTGAACTCGAAGCACGTACAAAAAAATCTTAAAACAAAAACAACAGGAAATCTATGAGCTTTAATACATCAGAACGCTACAACAGCGTTGTTATCGAATTCAAAGGAAACGTTATGGGTGGCCCTGATGCGGTTAGTCTGAATGAAAAATTACATGAACTCATCGACAATGATAAAACCAATATCGTTGTTGATCTTGGTAAAGTTAAGTTCATGAATTCATCCGGGCTAGGCATGTTGATTGGAGCTCTGACTACCATGCGTAAAGCCGGTGGTGATCTTAGAATTGCGAACGCTACCGATAAGATCGAAAGCCTGTTGATTGTCACGAAACTGATCACAGTCTTCAAACACTACAAGTCAGTAGAAGAAGCCGCTGAATCTTTTGAAGAGTGATATCCTAAATTTAAATTGAATACAGAGGGGTGTTCCGCACCCCTTTTTTATTGAACTGATTATGAGCACAAGAGTTGTTATTGGAGCACAATGGGGTGATGAAGGCAAAGGTAAAATCGTTGACCTGCTCAGCGATAAAGCCGATTATGTTGTTCGTTTCCAGGGAGGAGCGAATGCCGGACACACCCTTAAATTTGACGATAAAAAAGTAGTCCTTCACCTTATACCATCCGGAATTTTTAACGGCAATGCCGATTGTGTTATCGGAAATGGTGTAGTAATAGACCCTGTTGCTTTGGTTGAAGAAATCAAAGGTGTACAAGAGATGGGCTTTAGCCTGGAAGGGCGCTTCTTTATCAGCCAAACGGCTCATGTAATCCTGCCTTATCATAAACTGCTTGATCAGCTTAAAGAAAAACGCCGTGGTGGTGACGCCATCGGAACGACCGGCCGGGGAATTGGCCCTGCTTATGTAAGCAAGGTTTCCCGTGTAGGTATCCGCATGGTGGATTTACTGGATCGTGAAGTTCTGAAAGAAAAAATTGATCAGAACCTGAAAGACATCAACTTTGCACTGGAAAACCTGTACGAAGAACCCACATTAAAAACCGAAGAGTTGATGGCCGAACTGGAAGATTCCATCAAAACGCTTGAGCCCTTTATCTGCAACACAACTAATTTGCTGCATGAAGGCATCAAGAATAGTAAGTCAATTTTGCTTGAGGGAGCACAGGGAACTATGCTCGATGTAGATCATGGAACCTATCCGTATGTCACCTCTTCTTCACCAACATCGGGCGGAGCTTGTACCGGATCAGGAATTCCACCGACAGCACTCAACAAAGTAATGGGTATCACCAAAGCCTATTGCACGCGTGTTGGAAACGGCCCCTTCCCCACCGAACTGCTCGACGAAACAGGTGAAGAACTGC
The genomic region above belongs to Gracilimonas sp. and contains:
- a CDS encoding adenylosuccinate synthase — encoded protein: MSTRVVIGAQWGDEGKGKIVDLLSDKADYVVRFQGGANAGHTLKFDDKKVVLHLIPSGIFNGNADCVIGNGVVIDPVALVEEIKGVQEMGFSLEGRFFISQTAHVILPYHKLLDQLKEKRRGGDAIGTTGRGIGPAYVSKVSRVGIRMVDLLDREVLKEKIDQNLKDINFALENLYEEPTLKTEELMAELEDSIKTLEPFICNTTNLLHEGIKNSKSILLEGAQGTMLDVDHGTYPYVTSSSPTSGGACTGSGIPPTALNKVMGITKAYCTRVGNGPFPTELLDETGEELRKKGAEFGATTGRPRRCGWLDLVALKYVVQLNGINELTLTKMDVMDGFEEIKVCTSYKLNGKETDVFPLCLDEIRDVEPVYTALPGWKNSIEGITDWGDLPATAQSYIHFIEEYLDVKFTIISTGPKRSETIVL
- a CDS encoding STAS domain-containing protein, giving the protein MSFNTSERYNSVVIEFKGNVMGGPDAVSLNEKLHELIDNDKTNIVVDLGKVKFMNSSGLGMLIGALTTMRKAGGDLRIANATDKIESLLIVTKLITVFKHYKSVEEAAESFEE
- the secF gene encoding protein translocase subunit SecF yields the protein MRWFETPNFDFNGARKMAYIFSAILFLVSVGAILTKGLQYGIDFKGGKEFVLDFENPVSVVDMRSDLSEPLGATPELKLFGSESEILIRTDNERPINEVQQIITSSMTELYPDNPFTVIKTDVVGPRFAEDLKSGALQAIIYAIVIIFIYILIRFRNWTFSAGAVAALIHDVVIVLGIFTLLADLVPFSLQVDQAIIAAFLTIVGYSLNDTVVVFDRIRENSNVHKGMDFMPMVNKSLNDTLSRTVITSITTLFVVTVLFIFGGEVLKGFSFALLIGIVLGTYSSLFVASSLVVELEARTKKS